The genomic stretch TGATCTGGCGGCGGTCGGGCAGGAGGTACGACCGCCCGCGCTTGCGGAACGCCTTGATCGCGCTGAACAGGTAGTCCCACCGGCCGGCGACGAGGCCTGCGCAGTGGTCGCGCAGCTCGTACAGGATCTCCTCCATCTCGAAGGCCGCGGTGATGGTCTCGATCAGCACGGTCGCTCGGATTGTGCCGTGGTCGAGCCCGAGGGCGTTCTCCGAGAACGTGAACACGTCGTCCCACAGCCGGGCGCCGAGGTGGTTCTCGAGCTTCGGCAGGGAGAAGTACGGGCCGGTGCCGCGGGCGATGAGCTCGCGTGCGTTGTGAAAGAGGTAGAGCCCGAAGTCGGTGAGCGTGCCGGATGCCGGGGTCACCTCGCCCGCCGAGTCGACGTACCGCAGATGATGCTCCTTGAGGTGCCAGCCGCGTGGCCGGAACACGATCGTGGGCGCCCGCTCGGGTTCATTGCCGATCCGGCCTCGAATCGCGTCGAAGAGGGTCACCTGCCCGCCGATGACGTTCTGCCAGGTCGGGCTGAGACCGTCTTCGTGGTCTGCCAGCCACACCTGCGCGCCCGATTCGAGGGCCTCGACCGCGGTCTGCCGGTCGGTCGGGCCGGTGAGCTCGACGCGCCGGTCGGCGAGCCCGGACGCCGGGGGCGCGACGCGCCACGTGGGCTCGTCGCGAATGGCCGCAGTGGCCGAGAGGAAGCCGGGATCGACGCCGCGGTCGATCATGGCCTGCCGGCCGGCGTTGTGCTGCAGGTGCGTCGAGCGGCGATCGGCGAATCGGTCGTGCAGCGCGGTGATGAATCGGATCGCCGCCGGCGTGAGGATCTCGTCGAAGCGCTCGCCGAGGGGCCCGCACACCTTGATGCTGCTGCGCCGCCGGGCGTAGGGGGCAGGTCCGCGGAGGGCCTCGCCCTCCGTCGCCGTCCGTGCTGCGGCGGTCGTGGTGTTGCCGCT from Pseudoclavibacter endophyticus encodes the following:
- the aceB gene encoding malate synthase A, which translates into the protein MNTSILAPGARPSGNTTTAAARTATEGEALRGPAPYARRRSSIKVCGPLGERFDEILTPAAIRFITALHDRFADRRSTHLQHNAGRQAMIDRGVDPGFLSATAAIRDEPTWRVAPPASGLADRRVELTGPTDRQTAVEALESGAQVWLADHEDGLSPTWQNVIGGQVTLFDAIRGRIGNEPERAPTIVFRPRGWHLKEHHLRYVDSAGEVTPASGTLTDFGLYLFHNARELIARGTGPYFSLPKLENHLGARLWDDVFTFSENALGLDHGTIRATVLIETITAAFEMEEILYELRDHCAGLVAGRWDYLFSAIKAFRKRGRSYLLPDRRQITATAPFMHAFTELLVQTAHKRGAHAIGGMKAFIPDPNEPALTEAALTRIAAGKRREAEAGYDGTWVAHPGLIATASAEFDAVLQGRPNQLEHTRDDVRVTAADLLRFELDGSSITAEGIRHNVSVALRYLESWMRGHGSVAIDGLVEDASTAEISRSQLWHWIQQGALTEDNRPIVRERVEWVIDATLAGIDRRDGDRFDDAAELLRELALGDEFPAFLTNPAYRRYLG